A region from the Pithys albifrons albifrons isolate INPA30051 chromosome Z, PitAlb_v1, whole genome shotgun sequence genome encodes:
- the LRRC70 gene encoding leucine-rich repeat-containing protein 70, whose protein sequence is MGVVSHLVTAVNCKQQNNRNNGLQIWAKSEMSKKAKDRDMCVLQSSPPCPGAFLYILNCFLLLLLQKEAFCCPSACQLCTGRQVSCRNAGLSSIPWNFPKTTVLVYLSGNNISHVTPNELRGLEKLAALYMDNSSILYIHPKAFVELPKMCYLHLNNNNIKRLDPGIFEGLSNLHCLYLQNNQIAFVPRGLFSDLLSVRYLTLQRNRLSVLGSGTFLGMKSLKTLNLANNKISQISDSAFYHLEKLAYLFLEGNNLTLVPSDAIGKLKNLERLSLSHNPIGSIQPFAFNKLNKLRYLALKNVKLKCIAVNGFFGLNNLSQLILSYNDLENINSSTFTLLNNLMYLQLDRNKITSIGDGTFEKMGHSLKILSLAFNNITELEPEVLKPLVSLTHLQVNFNPWNCSCKVLGLLNWLASSLVSVRIHCQNPQSMRGRPLHYIKWTRFSNCISPTASPETAWSLGSVSVHHSATTLLMAWHKGNRHNTFEQFVNIEPKHAAFWEGTTATSATPAPYEGNTVEIPSPATTVLSTLPVQIPTQITPINRSVEEDLFPTDAAPVSLKTSLMCAQQVEKLNQAFDILLAFFILACAVILFLTCKIIQFRQKLKVLENSEEKRIEYYGFYQPGRYNITDSVQSLTRKSVGHSELDQIRLLKRTASESQAQVILFEHSSL, encoded by the exons ATGGGTGTAGTCAGTCATCTTGTAACTGCAGTGAActgcaaacagcaaaataacagaaataatgGACTTCAGATTTGGG CAAAGTCAGAGATGAGTAAGAAGGCCAAAGACAGGGATATGTGTGTTCTGCAAAGTTCTCCACCCTGCCCAGGAGCATTCCTGTATATacttaattgttttcttttgttgctgcTTCAGAAGGAAGCTTTTTGCTGTCCATCTGCTtgtcagctctgcacagggagaCAAGTTAGCTGTCGTAATGCAGGGCTTTCAAGCATCCCTTGGAACTTTCCAAAAACAACAGTTCTTGTGTACCTCAGTGGAAATAATATATCACATGTCACTCCAAATGAACTAAGAGGCCTTGAGAAGCTTGCTGCACTCTACATGGATAACTCCAGTATTTTGTACATACACCCTAAAGCTTTTGTGGAACTCCCCAAAATGTGCTACTTGCATCTAAATAACAATAATATTAAACGCCTGGATCCAGGAATCTTTGAAGGCCTTTCCAATCTTCATTGTTTATACCTTCAGAATAATCAAATAGCTTTTGTTCCCAGGGGATTATTTAGTGATCTTCTTTCTGTTAGATATTTAACACTTCAAAGAAATCGTCTCAGTGTCCTTGGAAGTGGGACTTTCTTGGGAATGAAAAGTCTCAAAACACTAAACCTAGCCAATAATAAGATTTCACAGATATCAGATTCAGCATTTTATCATCTTGAAAAACTTGCATATTTGTTTCTTGAAGGCAACAACTTAACGCTTGTGCCATCGGATGCTATTGGAAAGCTCAAAAATCTTGAGAGACTTTCTTTATCTCACAATCCTATTGGATCAATACAGCCTTTTGCATTTAATAAACTTAACAAGCTTAGGTATCTGGCTTTGAAAAATGTCAAACTAAAATGTATTGCTGTAAATGGATTTTTTGGATTAAACAACCTTAGCCAGTTAATCTTAAGTTATAATgatttagaaaatataaattccAGCACTTTTACTTTATTGAACAATTTAATGTATCTGCAGctagacagaaataaaataaccagTATTGGTGATGGTACCTTTGAAAAAATGGGACACTCACTTAAAATACTCAGTTTAGcatttaataatattacagAGTTAGAACCCGAAGTGCTCAAACCCTTAGTATCTTTAACACATCTACAGGTAAATTTTAATCCTTGGAACTGCAGTTGCAAAGTGCTTGGTTTGCTTAATTGGCTGGCATCCTCTCTTGTTTCTGTGAGAATTCATTGTCAGAATCCCCAGAGTATGCGTGGTAGACCTTTGCACTACATAAAGTGGACTCGGTTTTCAAACTGCATTAGTCCTACTGCCAGCCCAGAGACTGCCTGGAGTCTGGGGTCTGTCAGTGTCCATCACAGTGCTACCACGTTGCTGATGGCATGGCACAAAGGGAACAGGCACAACACATTTGAACAGTTTGTCAATATTGAACCTAAACATGCTGCTTTCTGGGAAGGAACTACGGCTACATCTGCTACCCCTGCGCCCTATGAAGGAAACACTGTTGAAATTCCGTCACCGGCAACTACAGTATTATCAACACTACCAGTGCAAATACCAACACAGATTACACCTATTAACAGAAGCGTAGAAGAAGATTTGTTTCCAACAGATGCTGCTCCCGTGTCATTAAAAACATCCCTGATGTGTGCACAACAGGTTGAAAAACTGAATCAAGCTTTTGACATTTTACTAGCCTTTTTCATTCTGGCTTGTGCTGTAATCCTGTTCTTAACCTGTAAAATTATTCAATTTAGGCAGAAACTAAAGGTGCTGGAAAACTCAGAGGAAAAGAGAATAGAATATTATGGCTTTTATCAGCCTGGCAGATATAACATAACTGACTCAGTGCAGTCTCTAACTCGGAAATCAGTGGGGCATTCAGAACTGGACCAAATTAGGCTGCTCAAGCGAACAGCCTCAGAAAGTCAGGCACAGGTAATACTGTTCGAACACTCATCATTGTAA